The nucleotide sequence AACGTAAATCAATAGCAATATCAGAATATatacaaatgatgaaaaacagACAAGATTGAATAATTCCACCCCACATGGACTAATGATTAAACGAATGTAAGTCGGTTTGTACTCTATAGTAAAATTATccgagcaaaacattttcaactgaaaataatcaattgttaggattcaataaataaaataaaacatgcggtgataaaaatttataggtaaTTACTGAAACTTACAATTTAAACAATGAATTCAATAACAGAAAgtaaaaacaagtaaaaatcTTAACAATTGTAGTATTGATGAAAAACTCGACGTTTTTAAcgtaataaaaatacataattaaaagATCAACCGTGAAATAATACACTCACCCGACAAATGACTAGCCACAACCAAagcgaaaacgaaaattttacaatagtGATACATTTGAATGATTTGCGCGTTATATTATAAGTTCAGCGATCGCGCTAACAAGTTAACGCGTTAACAGAGATTATCTTACATAAGTAAATTGTTCAATTATGAACAAGCGGAGAAATAGGAACATCATCCATTACATGATATCCGTCATTTTAAATAGTTCcggtttttttgaatttaccaaatttataGAACCCTAAAGAATCAATGTTCTAAtttaatatttacttttttctaaTACAATCGCGATATAATATCAATAAACAAGCCGTACCGTATGTATGGTAATCAATTAATCGCAAAGCGATCGATAATtacttgaggaaaaaaaacgcttcgaaattcgacaaaaatcagtaggtaaaaatatgatacaattttttgagatttttaataaCGTTTATGAACACGAAAATTGATAGTATGTAGGAAAATATTACGCGCCAtgttaatgtaaaaaaaaaataatcattcgaaATCTAATATTATACTACAACAGCTCCTGCTTCACTTCGACTATCTGGAAGTTGAGGACCATCTTTCCATACTCCTGCCACCGGATCAAATATCTCGACCGATGAAATTGTAATTTGGGCACGATAAAAGTTCACTTCGTGAGTTTGATCTCCGCCGATAACGTATAATAACCCGCCCACCGCTGCGACTGCAGGACTCGATCTTCCAACGGACATCGGTGGAACTTTGTACCATTTGTTCtatcataaaaattacaaatatatttattttattcatgaAAACCACGCTCAgggcgatgaaaaattttatgattactTTGTaaaaggaatatttttcaacggaATGCAGCACATTGTGATGTTTATTTGTACCTCCAACCACGTACAAATGATTATCTAAAATTGCGACTCCCATTTGACTCCGTGGCACCAACATCGACGCTAATGTATCCCATTCACCCGTAATTGGATTGTAGCTCAGGAGAGTAGAATGATGGCGATTACTGTGAGTGCAACCTCCAACAATGTATATTAAACCTGAAACAATTAACGTCATCATCATTCACAATGAGTGATGCCAAGAAGCTTGTCAATAGGTAAATTGCAGCCTACCTTCGTAAGAAACCACACCCATACTAAATCTAGGTTCGGGTAAATTTCCATATAATTTCCATTCGTTTAGCACAGGATTATACCTGGAAAAGAATTAACGATTATAAGATATTCGACGAATTCGTATCGCAGCTTATAatagtatgtactcgtatgtaaaaGTACCTTTCAATCGACCCGCCAATATCGTCACCAACCCATCCTCCAATCGCATACAGATAACCATGCAAAGCTGCCAATCCAAATTCGCATCTGGGAACCACCATGCTATCGATAGCTGTCCAAGTATCACCAACAGGATCGTAACATTCTCCATTGGCTAAGATTTGAGATTCTTGTTCACCACCGACgacaaaaattttaccattcaAAGCAGTTACACCGGGTAATATTCTTCCAATACCCATAGAAGATACACGACTCCAACATCTAGAAATGACCGTAAATTTAGATCACTCCAAGTACAATAAGCAATaaaaatagacttgaagaaaaCTACGAGTAGTATTACTTCTTAAAGGTATCGAATTTCTCAACAGTTTCAAAAGTACATTCAGAAGAACGAGTCCAGGTACTGATCATTTCTCTTTTCGAGCCTCCAATAACGAAAATATCTTTCTTGGCGCATATTCTTGGTTGAACGATTAAAGGCGATaaattgccttttttcaaaaacagatcCTTCCAAATAGAACGAAGGGCTAATTTTACACTACTGTCGCCGCAATCATTAATCGCTTGTTCGACGTAAGTTTCAGCTAATAATGGCAGTCGTATGTTGTacaagatttcaaaaacaaacgaACGACGTTCATCGACTTTATGATGGATCCAACGAATCGCCGATTGGAAAACCTGACAAAATAATGGATAATTAGACGCAAGATTCTTACACGATTCATCTGGAATAAAGGCTCACTTACTTGAAGTTCACTATCGACGCGTAAATATTCGCTGGATAGTAATTCTAAAATATACTTCTTTGGTAGTTCCAAGAACTCTTCTTCTTGGCAAATTAAAGGAAAATTATTCTGAATAAATTCTAACGCAGATTTGGCTAAATTGGTGAAATTATGCATATCAGCTAATCTGAAATATGTATAACAGATGGGCAGGGTAAGTAATACTCGAAAAGTTTCAATGGTTTCAAATATAGTTcattatacatacctatatattCCTACAGCATTTGTAATATCGAGCTCTTTGATGAAGAAATCAATGCATCCAGTGACGAGATCCGTCAACTGGAGCATATCGGCAGCGACGATTAATTCTTGGGCATTTTGTCTAGTGATTCTTATACTACctgaaaaagtttacaaaacAAATGTCAATAATAACACATCTAATACAGTAAAAGTAGGTGACAAGTAACACGTATAAAAGTATTACATATGAACTGTACGAACCACTATAAATAAAATCGATAAgtccgttgaaaatttcagacgaTAACGAGTGCAGCTCAATGACATCTTTTCCATTCTCCTTCAATCCATTGTTGAACATAGCGTAAAAATATGGACTACTGGCGGATAAAACTGCTCGATGggcctataaaattttaaaatcataagtCACCGATAATACCATATCTACTTATATAGGTAAAGACGAAAACGTCGAAAAATGATACTCAcgttgaatatttcattttgaaccGATATCTTGACATCACAGAATCTTGACTCTTTTCTCAgagattgtaaatttttaatcagcCTTATAGGATATAAATTTGAACTGTAGTCGAATTCAGCGGGCGAATCGTTCAACGAAGGAGGATTATTGTTCACGCAGTTTTTCAAGAACGaatgaaagtaaaaatcttTATTTACGTGTACATTTGGCATTAATGATGTGTTAACAGAATTGGTGAATAAATTCATAGGGAACAATTAACGAGAATGAATAACAcagtgaattgaaattttggtcaatgaATTCGTCTACGTAGTCTCCGATAAATTAATTCATATTATCACCGTATAAAAAGTATTGGAAAATCGAAACGTTATCGAGTCAAGAAATGAGAATTTATAAAATGTACTAAATTCGATCACTAagcaattaattaattaaaaaaatacgtttcaTTATGTAAGAAAATAGGCGAAAGTTTACTTTGAAAaaggggtgaaaaaaattagctgaTTATAATGATAAAAACAAATGACGTCATTTCATAGATTACGTAATGTTGGTGGGCAAATTAcggtaatgaaaatgaaaataccgtaatttacaaaatttttcagttttcattttttatttgatttgattagaaaattgaaaaattctatttagaaaattccaagagaaaaatgaaaattaaattaaaaatttttcgaagttcaagtttttttttcattttattaatttattatattgCTTATTATAAGGATTGGTGGATTGAAGAATTTGAGGATAATATAGCTCGGAATGCTCGGATCGAAATGAGGATTGCAGACTGTACTGTagtaaatggttttgaaatttgaatattcaaacACAAAATTCTGTTCGAAAgacgaaattgaaaacaaagCCACATTTAGGTCAGCACAGTTTTTCTTTGAATTCATTAATGTCATTTGTACAATGTACAATATTTTGAAAGGAGAAGGGATAACGTCTAACGACTTTCCTTCATCTCAGCGCAAACTGAAAGGCTCCAACTTTTATTCACTATTTCTCATcctgaatttcatcttttatgtgctggtcaaaaaagtgaagaCTTGAAGAAGCTACATgtgtttataaaaaatgaagaatttcaacCTCAGAAACCTGAAATCTAGGTCAATTTTCGTCTTTTAGAATACCTATTCTAAAATAAAATCCATGtttgagcaaatttttctgatttgtatttcgtaatttcaattcaagCACGGTCGTCGAGCAATGCACATTCCAGATAATGCATTATTTATGAAGTTGAAACTATAAAATCTGAAAGAATGCTGAACTCttttattctgaattttcaaaccgTGCAATATACATTATTGATCTATTCTGGCTTTCTGGCGACGAAAATCAGACCAATAATGAGATCTAAAATATGGAAAAACTGACAATACATTCACAAGTGACGGAACAGCAGACAGCAtcgtaattttgccaaaatgattAGCCATAAATGAGTCTATACGTCCAAATTTGTTTACAACGAAAATTACTTCTGTTTCCTATAAATTAAGCATCAATGtgataaatggaaaaatgaaataagatcATATTGCGGCTGTGACAACCAATC is from Planococcus citri chromosome 1, ihPlaCitr1.1, whole genome shotgun sequence and encodes:
- the LOC135832726 gene encoding actin-binding protein IPP, with the protein product MNLFTNSVNTSLMPNVHVNKDFYFHSFLKNCVNNNPPSLNDSPAEFDYSSNLYPIRLIKNLQSLRKESRFCDVKISVQNEIFNAHRAVLSASSPYFYAMFNNGLKENGKDVIELHSLSSEIFNGLIDFIYSGSIRITRQNAQELIVAADMLQLTDLVTGCIDFFIKELDITNAVGIYRLADMHNFTNLAKSALEFIQNNFPLICQEEEFLELPKKYILELLSSEYLRVDSELQVFQSAIRWIHHKVDERRSFVFEILYNIRLPLLAETYVEQAINDCGDSSVKLALRSIWKDLFLKKGNLSPLIVQPRICAKKDIFVIGGSKREMISTWTRSSECTFETVEKFDTFKKCWSRVSSMGIGRILPGVTALNGKIFVVGGEQESQILANGECYDPVGDTWTAIDSMVVPRCEFGLAALHGYLYAIGGWVGDDIGGSIERYNPVLNEWKLYGNLPEPRFSMGVVSYEGLIYIVGGCTHSNRHHSTLLSYNPITGEWDTLASMLVPRSQMGVAILDNHLYVVGGTNKHHNVLHSVEKYSFYKNKWYKVPPMSVGRSSPAVAAVGGLLYVIGGDQTHEVNFYRAQITISSVEIFDPVAGVWKDGPQLPDSRSEAGAVVV